A genomic region of Cannabis sativa cultivar Pink pepper isolate KNU-18-1 chromosome 1, ASM2916894v1, whole genome shotgun sequence contains the following coding sequences:
- the LOC115707233 gene encoding 3-methyl-2-oxobutanoate hydroxymethyltransferase 1, mitochondrial, translated as MHIKQKCTALRTNTTSLSHTMAFLTARASHLTRSHRATSLFKRFMSNVPENTVYGGPAAQTSNDRVTLTHLRQKHKKGEPITVVTAYDYPSAVHLDMAGIDISLVGDSAAMVVHGHDTTLPISLDEMLVHCRAVARGAKRPLLVGDLPFGSYESSSSQAVDTAVRILKEGGMDAIKLEGASPSRINAAKSIVESGIAVMGHVGLTPQAISVLGGFKPQGRNVSSAVKIVETALTLQEAGCFAVVLECVPAPVAAAVTSALKIPTIGIGAGPFCSGQVLVYHDLLGMLQHPHHAKVTPKFCKQFACVGDVINKALLEYKKEVTQGCFPGPAYTPYKINSAYVGDFSNELQKLGLDKAASAAAEAAEDIKSPSEGSPKSE; from the exons atgcatataaaacaaaaatgtaCAGCTCTTAGAACGAACACAACGTCTCTCTCTCACACTATGGCTTTCCTGACCGCTAGAGCTTCGCACCTAACTCGTAGCCACAGGGCCACCTCTCTGTTCAAACGTTTTATGAGTAATGTTCCCGAGAACACCGTCTATGGCGGCCCCGCTGCCCAAACCTCCAACGACAGAGTAACCCTCACTCATCTACGGCAGAAGCACAAAAAGGGTGAGCCCATTACTGTCGTCACGGCATACGACTACCCTTCCGCCGTCCACTTGGACATGGCCGGAATCGACATCTCCCTCGTCGGAGACTCAGCCGCCATGGTCGTCCATGGACACGACACCACTCTCCCTATTTCCCTCGACGAAATGCTTGTTCACTGTCGAGCTGTCGCTCGCGGAGCTAAGCGCCCGCTTTTGGTTGGAGACCTTCCTTTTGGGTCTTACGAGTCTAGCTCCAGTCAG GCCGTTGATACGGCGGTGAGGATATTGAAGGAAGGAGGAATGGACGCCATAAAATTGGAAGGTGCTTCACCATCAAGAATCAATGCGGCGAAATCCATTGTTGAGTCAGGAATTGCTGTGATGGGGCATGTTGGCCTTACTCCACAGGCCATTAGTGTTCTTGGGGGATTTAAACCTCAAGGGAGGAATGTCTCTAGTGCTGTAAAG ATTGTGGAAACCGCATTGACTTTGCAGGAAGCTGGATGTTTTGCCGTGGTTTTGGAATGTGTGCCTGCACCAGTGGCGGCTGCAGTTACTTCTGCTCTTAAAATTCCTACCATTGGCATTGGAGCTGGGCCTTTCTGTAGTGGGCAG GTGCTAGTTTACCATGATCTGCTTGGAATGCTACAGCACCCGCATCATGCCAAA GTCACCCCTAAGTTCTGCAAGCAGTTTGCGTGTGTAGGAGATGTCATAAACAAAGCTCTCTTGGAGTACAAGAAAGAAGTGACTCAGGGTTGCTTCCCTGGTCCTGCGTACACCCCATACAAAATCAATTCTGCTTATGTTGGGGATTTCTCAAATGAGTTACAAAAATTGGGTTTGGACAAGGCAGCATCAGCAGCAGCTGAAGCTGCTGAGGATATTAAATCACCTAGTGAAGGCAGCCCAAAAAGTGAGTAG